AGGTTGCGGCTTGCCGCCTCTCGGGCAATGGCTTCGGCAACACGGTCTGCGCCGACGGCAAGTGCGGCGGAATCGCCGGGAACAAAAACGGTGACACTCATCGGCGCGCCTCCGTCAGAATGTCGCCAAGACAGTCTTCGTCCAGTCTCGCATGGACCTCACCATCAAGCATCAGGGCCGGCGCCTGCGCGCAGAGCCCGAGACAGAAAACCGGTTCCAGCGTGACGGAACCGTCAGGCGCGGTTTCATGCCAATCGAGACCGAGGCGACTTTTGATGGTTTCCGCAAGAGGCTCGCCACCCATCGACTGGCAAGCCTCGGCGCGACAGAGCTTTAAGACGTGTCGGCCGTGGGGATGATCGCGAAAATCGGGATAGAAGGTGACAACGCCATGAACTTCCGCGCGCGATATGTTCAGCGCAGACGCGATGATCTGCTTGGCGCTTTCCGGGATGTAGCCGAATTCTTCCTGCACGGCGTGCAGGATGGGCAGCAAAGGCCCCTCCAGATGGAGAAAATCGTCGATGACAGCGGAAACACGGGTCGCCTCATCTGCGGCAACCGCTCTGATATTCATAAGCCAGTCCTCCCAAACCGACAGGGGCAAGGAATGACGAGCGGGATAT
The DNA window shown above is from Agrobacterium tumefaciens and carries:
- a CDS encoding formate dehydrogenase subunit gamma, with protein sequence MNIRAVAADEATRVSAVIDDFLHLEGPLLPILHAVQEEFGYIPESAKQIIASALNISRAEVHGVVTFYPDFRDHPHGRHVLKLCRAEACQSMGGEPLAETIKSRLGLDWHETAPDGSVTLEPVFCLGLCAQAPALMLDGEVHARLDEDCLGDILTEARR